The Echinicola jeungdonensis genome segment TATCGTTTAGAAATTTTACGACGAGCTTATTGAATTCAGATGGGTTTTCTCCCTGTAAGCCGTGCGAAGCATTTGGCAACAATCTCAGCTCACTGTTCGGTAGGACTAGATTCAACGAATCGCTCGCCGTCGCCAAATAAGCAGGGGAATTTTGCCCTTTTATGAGTAGGACTGGTGCTTTTATTTGACTAAGTTCCTCATGTGAAATGGAAGCTAAATCTTGGGTTTCCGCAATGCATATTCCTTCTACCAAATTTTGTAACCAACCGTCCCGAACAGCTTGTGGTACGACATCGTAGACTTCATCCGACCCTAATACGGTTATTAGAAATTGACGCACGGCCTCTTCATGTTTTCCTCTTTTATAAAGACTGACTGCAACATCGAAGTTAGTACGAAAATCATTTATAAGAGAATCCCCTTTAACTGTACCTGAGAGCATGGTTTCCACTCCAGGTTCTCCAAGAACAAGGGATTTTACCTTAGAGGGGTGGTCAATAGTCGTTCGCAACGCAATCATGGCCCCGTAGGAATGACCAATTAAATGTGCAGAGGAAATTTTCATTTCTTCCATAAAACCAACAATATCTTTTGCATGAAGTGCCACTGTACAATCAAATGAAACATCAGGGCCTGGTTGTTGGTTTGGCCAAGCATAGCGACGACTTATAGCAATTGCCCTATGGTTTAGTGCCAAGGTATCCATTTGTAAGGCCCAAGCATTGTAATCGCCGATTGCCCCATGAATCAAGATGATGGGTTCTCCATTGCCTTTTTCGATATAATGTATAGTTTCACCGCGAACGTTGACCGATTTCGGCCGGTCGACCGCCAAGGTTTCGGTCTGGGATTTTTCTTGTAAGGTGGGATTTTGGGTTTTGCAACCTAAAAAACCTATCAAAAGCAGGAGTAACGTAGTGAATTTCAATGCTTTCATAATTTTGTTTATTAAAACTTAGAATTCAAGTTCTGATAATATCTTCTAAGTTCGTTCAAGTATCTTGCCGCTAACGTTTGATGGTATGGTGTCGTGCGGAAATACAAGGCGATTTCTTATCAGTATACACCGACTTTTTTACGAGCCACAAACTCTCGAAAACCCCTGAAACCCGCATGCACTATACACTATGTGTGTGCCTTGAATGGTGAATATAGGTCAAAAAGTTGACCGTTCCAACGGGTGAAAGTCCCTGATGCGCGGGAGTCGTTACCCGAAGCAAAGCAAGTGGCAAGGTGGTTCGGAGTGATCCATGCACTGAAGTAAGCCAGACTGCGGTGACTGAACTGACGAACAGGAACCACATACCGAGGCTATGAGGTCGGATGAGGTAGCACATCATGCCAAAGTCCAAAGCCCTGAAAAGGGACAGTACCAAAATAGTAGATGTGGCAGGGTTAGGCACAAGGATATTCATCTTACCAAGGGAGATCTCTGGATGTCGGGAACATCCAAGAGAAGTCAGCCGAGGTCATAGTAGCTGAAGGAACGAGCAGGGATTGCTAAAACCATACCCCTGATGGTCTCACGGAACAGTGAAGGACTGAACATTGGATTACGTCCAAATTCGATAAGGAGCACCACAATGGAGTAGCCTTATTTTAAGCGGACAGGGTTAACAGATTAAATTATGGTTGAAAAAGTACTCAACCGTAAGAATCTCTACAAAGCCTACCGACAGGTAGTGCGGAATAAGGGTTCGGCAGGGGTGGACGGTATGAAAGTCACCGAACTACTTTCCTATCTGGAAAGTAACAGGGATAGTATTGCCACATCCATTCTGAACCATACTTATGTACCAAAACCTATCAAAGGGGTTGAAATTCCCAAGAGTAACGGAAAGAAAAAATTACTGGGGGTTCCCACAGTGGTGGACAGATGGCTCCAACAAGCGGTAAGCCAAGTGCTGATGACTAAGTATGAACTTAGTTTCGAGGAATACAGCTATGGCTTCCGA includes the following:
- a CDS encoding alpha/beta fold hydrolase, which translates into the protein MKALKFTTLLLLLIGFLGCKTQNPTLQEKSQTETLAVDRPKSVNVRGETIHYIEKGNGEPIILIHGAIGDYNAWALQMDTLALNHRAIAISRRYAWPNQQPGPDVSFDCTVALHAKDIVGFMEEMKISSAHLIGHSYGAMIALRTTIDHPSKVKSLVLGEPGVETMLSGTVKGDSLINDFRTNFDVAVSLYKRGKHEEAVRQFLITVLGSDEVYDVVPQAVRDGWLQNLVEGICIAETQDLASISHEELSQIKAPVLLIKGQNSPAYLATASDSLNLVLPNSELRLLPNASHGLQGENPSEFNKLVVKFLNDN